Proteins encoded within one genomic window of uncultured Sphingopyxis sp.:
- a CDS encoding glycoside hydrolase family 130 protein, with protein MVHLVQDELRLHADPTRVVVRPFHLAWQASGPDLERVQRLAREIVTLDTRTVRAELSVVLRDFADRHWQIEKVFEDRFEQIEPKLGLEGLTLKREMRLLIGAYFCHEYSYAAAALMNPSVVRHPDQTGLEEGCIRILLSLRAVGEGHISTIAFREGIITCDRELTLLPQPAFATAAMLGPHRDDKPDDVVSLYRQKDSTLSGTVIFPITEAQRNGLEDLRLLEFERDSGKSEWIGTYTAYSGRDIQSELLRTRDFRDFTLSPIKGKAGRNKGMALFPRKIDGQFCMIGRQDGKNLYLLRSDTVDQWEDGELLLEPRFPWELIQIGNCGAPIELDEGWLVLTHGVGAMRKYAIGAVLLDKDDPSKVIGRTPNPILSAADEDREGYVPNVVYTCGAIRVGDDIFLPYGVADSSVCFAFVAIKEILAAMA; from the coding sequence ATGGTGCATCTGGTACAGGATGAATTGCGGCTCCATGCCGACCCGACGCGCGTCGTCGTGCGGCCCTTTCACCTCGCATGGCAAGCATCGGGTCCCGATCTCGAGCGCGTACAGCGGTTGGCTCGCGAAATCGTGACGCTCGACACGCGCACCGTGCGCGCCGAGCTCAGTGTGGTGCTGCGCGATTTCGCCGACCGGCACTGGCAGATCGAGAAGGTGTTCGAGGATCGCTTCGAGCAGATCGAACCCAAACTTGGTCTCGAAGGCCTCACATTGAAGCGCGAGATGCGCCTCTTGATCGGCGCCTATTTCTGTCACGAATATAGCTATGCCGCGGCGGCGCTGATGAACCCCAGCGTCGTTCGTCATCCCGACCAGACCGGGCTGGAGGAAGGCTGCATCCGCATCCTCCTGTCGCTGCGCGCTGTCGGCGAGGGTCATATTTCGACGATCGCCTTTCGCGAGGGAATCATTACCTGCGACCGCGAACTGACGCTGCTGCCGCAGCCCGCCTTCGCTACGGCGGCGATGCTTGGTCCGCACCGCGATGACAAGCCCGACGATGTTGTCTCGCTCTATCGGCAGAAGGACAGCACCCTTTCGGGCACGGTGATCTTCCCGATCACCGAGGCGCAGCGCAACGGGCTCGAGGATCTGCGGCTGCTCGAGTTCGAGCGCGATAGCGGCAAAAGCGAATGGATCGGGACCTACACCGCCTATAGCGGGCGAGACATCCAGTCCGAGCTGCTACGGACGCGCGATTTCAGGGATTTCACGCTGAGCCCGATCAAGGGAAAGGCGGGACGCAACAAGGGCATGGCGTTGTTCCCGCGTAAGATCGACGGGCAATTCTGCATGATCGGTCGGCAGGATGGCAAGAATCTCTATCTGTTGCGCTCGGACACGGTCGATCAGTGGGAGGACGGCGAATTATTGCTGGAGCCGCGCTTTCCATGGGAACTCATCCAGATCGGCAATTGCGGCGCGCCGATCGAACTCGACGAGGGCTGGCTGGTGTTGACCCATGGGGTCGGCGCGATGCGCAAATATGCGATCGGTGCTGTACTGCTCGACAAGGACGATCCCTCGAAGGTGATCGGCCGGACGCCCAATCCGATCCTGTCCGCCGCCGACGAGGACCGCGAAGGCTATGTCCCCAATGTCGTCTACACCTGTGGAGCGATCCGCGTCGGCGACGATATTTTCCTGCCCTACGGGGTAGCCGACAGTTCGGTCTGCTTTGCGTTCGTCGCGATCAAGGAGATTCTGGCCGCCATGGCCTAG
- a CDS encoding glycosyltransferase family 4 protein: MYETLDRRSFDEGLEAGQTLRPKTSDTARVALVGGFLPRRCGIATFTTDIHSSLAEAAPDLMVDVYAMAPAAVPTIFDPVVRGVITEGDAGSFIEAARQIEASCAKIVWLQHEFGLFGGLAGDMILELVDRVSAPLIVTLHTVLAEPDADQRRVMERLIARATKLIVMSERSHDLLRSVYHADDDQIAMIAHGVPDRPFGRASQFKPQFGFAGKQVALTFGLLSPGKGIEAVIEALPAIIEDHPDFLYCIAGATHPNLLALEGEAYRDRLQALAVSLGVDAHVRWINAFMDTDDLLDLIEAADIYVTPYTGAQQSTSGTLAYAMALGKAVISTPYVHAVELLADDHGVLVPFNDSEAIANEIRYLLGDADRLLTLQRRAYGRSRDMIWPVFAERTCSLIAESRVVPKAAPIPEHIGIDGFLRICDDTGILQHSVHMVPDRAHGYCVDDNARALMLMHRLDDDALGKCGQLTPVFAAFVQHAWNPDRGEFRNFMGFARNWLEDVGSEDSCGRTLWALGATAQGARDPGLRQWAHELFERTAASALDFESPRAIAFAMLGADFVLAAHPEHDLADRILRSGADRLIALYQAAARPDWRWFEPVLAYDNCRLPEAMLRAGVRLGRGDVTACGVETLRWINDAQISPHGHYRPVGSDSFGHAHALPRPFDQQPLEIWAAIDAASAAYDVTGDDIWLAHARRAYDWFSRRNDRGVIVGDPLTGSSKDGINPRGLNLNEGAESVLAYQHATYAIRDFIRKTG, from the coding sequence GTGTACGAAACGCTTGATCGTAGATCGTTCGATGAAGGTTTGGAGGCGGGCCAAACGCTTCGGCCAAAAACTTCGGATACTGCCCGGGTCGCGCTAGTCGGCGGCTTTCTTCCGCGACGCTGCGGCATCGCGACCTTCACCACCGACATCCATTCATCGCTTGCCGAGGCTGCTCCCGACCTTATGGTCGACGTCTATGCGATGGCGCCGGCCGCCGTTCCCACGATATTCGACCCCGTTGTTCGCGGCGTCATAACCGAGGGTGACGCCGGTAGCTTTATCGAGGCGGCCCGGCAAATCGAGGCGAGCTGTGCCAAGATTGTGTGGCTGCAGCACGAGTTCGGCCTCTTCGGCGGCTTGGCGGGCGATATGATCCTGGAACTGGTGGATCGTGTTTCCGCACCGCTGATCGTCACGCTTCACACGGTGCTCGCCGAACCTGACGCCGATCAGCGCCGCGTGATGGAGCGGTTGATCGCGCGCGCGACCAAGCTGATCGTCATGTCCGAGCGCTCGCACGATCTGCTGCGAAGCGTCTATCATGCCGACGACGACCAGATCGCCATGATCGCACATGGCGTCCCCGACCGCCCGTTCGGCCGCGCGTCGCAGTTCAAGCCGCAGTTCGGCTTTGCGGGCAAACAGGTCGCGCTGACCTTCGGTCTTTTGTCGCCGGGCAAGGGGATCGAGGCGGTCATCGAGGCATTGCCCGCGATCATCGAGGATCATCCCGACTTCCTTTACTGCATTGCTGGCGCGACGCATCCCAATCTGCTGGCGCTTGAAGGCGAGGCCTATCGCGACCGGCTCCAGGCGCTTGCTGTCTCGCTCGGGGTCGATGCGCATGTCCGCTGGATCAACGCGTTCATGGACACCGACGATCTGCTCGATCTTATCGAGGCGGCGGACATCTATGTGACGCCTTATACGGGTGCGCAGCAATCGACGTCGGGTACGCTCGCCTATGCGATGGCGCTGGGCAAGGCCGTGATCTCCACGCCTTACGTGCATGCGGTCGAGCTCCTCGCCGACGATCATGGCGTGCTCGTTCCCTTCAACGACAGCGAAGCGATCGCGAACGAAATCCGCTATCTGCTCGGCGATGCCGACCGGCTGCTCACGCTGCAGCGTCGCGCCTATGGCCGCAGTCGCGACATGATCTGGCCGGTGTTCGCGGAGCGGACCTGTTCGCTGATCGCGGAAAGCCGCGTCGTGCCGAAAGCTGCGCCTATTCCCGAGCATATCGGTATCGATGGGTTCCTGCGCATTTGCGACGACACCGGCATCCTCCAGCACAGCGTTCATATGGTCCCCGATCGCGCGCACGGCTATTGCGTCGATGACAATGCGCGCGCGCTGATGCTGATGCATCGGCTCGACGACGATGCGCTCGGCAAGTGCGGACAACTGACCCCGGTCTTTGCGGCGTTCGTACAGCATGCCTGGAACCCCGACCGCGGCGAGTTTCGCAACTTCATGGGATTCGCACGCAACTGGCTCGAGGATGTGGGGTCCGAAGACAGCTGCGGCCGAACCCTCTGGGCGCTCGGTGCGACGGCGCAGGGCGCGCGCGACCCCGGTCTGCGGCAATGGGCGCATGAATTGTTCGAGCGTACCGCGGCGTCCGCGCTGGATTTCGAGTCACCGCGCGCGATTGCTTTCGCGATGCTCGGCGCCGACTTCGTGCTCGCGGCGCATCCCGAGCATGATCTGGCGGACCGGATATTGCGCAGCGGCGCTGACCGGCTGATCGCGCTCTATCAGGCCGCGGCGCGACCGGACTGGCGATGGTTCGAGCCGGTACTCGCCTATGACAATTGCCGCCTGCCCGAAGCGATGCTGCGCGCGGGCGTACGACTTGGGCGCGGGGATGTTACCGCGTGCGGAGTCGAGACGTTGCGGTGGATCAACGATGCGCAGATTTCGCCTCATGGTCATTATCGCCCCGTCGGGTCCGACAGCTTCGGCCATGCCCATGCGCTGCCGCGGCCATTCGATCAGCAGCCGCTCGAGATTTGGGCCGCGATCGATGCCGCTTCGGCCGCCTATGATGTGACCGGCGACGATATCTGGCTGGCGCACGCGCGGCGCGCTTACGACTGGTTCTCCCGGCGTAACGACCGCGGCGTGATCGTTGGCGATCCGCTGACCGGGAGCAGCAAGGATGGCATTAACCCGCGCGGCCTGAACCTCAACGAAGGGGCGGAGTCGGTTCTTGCCTACCAGCACGCGACTTACGCGATCCGGGATTTTATCCGCAAAACCGGCTGA
- a CDS encoding catalase, which produces MPKSPPPSPANDHVFREHQPGDGQPKIEESRGNGDELHQNLASGDKSADAAFLTDNFGHRISDNQNSLRTGERGPTLLEDFVLREKIFHFDHERIPERIVHARGSGAHGVFECTKAIPGLTKASIFQKEGATCPVFVRFSTVAGGAGSVDTPRDVRGFAVKLYTDSGNWDLVGNNIPVFFIQDAMKFPDLVHSVKMEADRGYPQAASAHDTFWDFIGLMPEAMHMIMWAMSDRTIPRSLRMIEGFGVHTFRFVNEKGEGKFVKFHWKPVLGVQSTTWDEAVKIAGADPDFHRRDLFEAIDAGDFPAWDLGVQVFDEAFAEKQPYDVLDATKLIPEEDIPVEIVGRMTLNRNVDNFFAETEQVAFLPSNIIPGIDFSNDPLLQGRLFSYLDTQKSRLGTTNFHQIPINAPKCPFHNFQRDGMMQTLVPTGRANYEPNSLAEAGENGGPRASAESGFRTFTANDERNDPAQKLRIRAELFADHFSQARLFYLSQTENEQAHIASALVFELSKVTLDHVRARVVGQLRNIDEALATRVAMGLAIDLPAKEKAARAPVDLKTSDALSIQKNADDTMEGRKVAILFAEGSDKAAIDKLKGDIESAGGTPFLVAPKVGGIKVKGGTLKADGQLAGSPSVLFDAVASILTEEQAKALSGQGAAVQWFMDAYGHCKTIAHDEATQLLLDKAGVEKDGGVVAIDEFESVGTRRHWAREARVRDLA; this is translated from the coding sequence ATGCCGAAATCTCCGCCGCCGTCGCCCGCGAATGACCATGTGTTTCGTGAACACCAGCCAGGCGACGGCCAGCCGAAGATCGAGGAGAGCCGCGGCAACGGTGACGAGCTGCACCAGAATCTGGCATCGGGCGACAAATCAGCCGATGCGGCGTTCCTGACCGACAATTTCGGTCACCGGATTTCGGACAACCAGAATTCGCTGCGCACCGGCGAACGCGGGCCGACGCTGCTCGAGGACTTCGTCCTGCGCGAGAAAATCTTCCATTTCGACCATGAGCGTATTCCGGAGCGCATCGTGCACGCCCGCGGGTCGGGCGCGCACGGCGTGTTCGAATGCACCAAGGCGATCCCCGGGCTGACCAAGGCGTCGATTTTCCAGAAGGAAGGCGCGACCTGTCCGGTCTTCGTCCGCTTCTCGACCGTCGCGGGCGGCGCGGGCTCGGTCGATACGCCGCGCGACGTGCGCGGCTTCGCGGTCAAGCTCTATACCGACAGCGGCAACTGGGATCTCGTCGGCAACAATATCCCGGTCTTCTTCATCCAGGACGCGATGAAATTCCCCGACCTCGTCCACAGCGTGAAGATGGAGGCCGATCGCGGATATCCGCAGGCGGCGAGTGCGCACGATACCTTCTGGGATTTCATCGGGCTGATGCCCGAGGCGATGCACATGATCATGTGGGCGATGTCCGACCGCACGATCCCGCGCAGCCTGCGCATGATCGAGGGTTTCGGCGTCCACACCTTCCGCTTCGTCAATGAAAAGGGCGAAGGCAAATTCGTCAAATTCCACTGGAAGCCGGTGCTCGGCGTCCAGTCGACGACATGGGACGAGGCGGTCAAGATCGCCGGCGCCGATCCCGATTTCCATCGCCGCGACCTTTTCGAGGCGATCGATGCGGGCGATTTCCCGGCGTGGGACCTCGGCGTGCAGGTGTTCGACGAAGCCTTCGCCGAGAAGCAGCCTTATGACGTGCTCGACGCGACCAAGCTGATCCCCGAGGAGGATATCCCCGTCGAGATCGTCGGCCGCATGACGCTCAACCGCAATGTCGACAATTTCTTCGCCGAGACCGAACAGGTCGCCTTTCTGCCGTCGAACATCATTCCGGGCATCGATTTCAGCAACGACCCACTCCTTCAGGGCCGGCTCTTTTCCTATCTCGACACGCAGAAGTCGCGGCTGGGCACGACCAATTTCCACCAGATCCCGATCAATGCGCCGAAATGCCCGTTCCACAATTTCCAGCGCGACGGGATGATGCAGACGCTCGTGCCAACGGGGCGCGCGAATTACGAGCCGAACAGCCTGGCCGAGGCGGGCGAGAATGGCGGTCCGCGCGCAAGCGCCGAATCGGGCTTCAGAACGTTCACGGCTAATGACGAGCGGAACGACCCTGCGCAAAAGCTGCGCATCCGCGCCGAGCTTTTCGCCGATCATTTCAGCCAGGCGCGACTGTTCTATTTGTCGCAGACCGAGAATGAGCAGGCGCATATCGCCTCGGCGCTGGTGTTCGAACTGTCGAAGGTCACGCTCGATCATGTCCGCGCCCGCGTCGTCGGCCAGCTTCGCAACATCGATGAGGCTCTTGCGACGCGTGTCGCCATGGGACTCGCCATCGATCTGCCGGCGAAGGAAAAGGCCGCGCGCGCGCCGGTCGATCTCAAGACCTCCGACGCGCTGTCGATCCAGAAGAATGCCGACGATACGATGGAGGGCCGCAAGGTCGCGATCCTGTTTGCCGAAGGATCGGACAAGGCGGCGATCGACAAGCTGAAGGGCGACATCGAAAGCGCCGGCGGCACCCCGTTCCTGGTCGCGCCCAAGGTCGGCGGGATCAAGGTCAAGGGCGGCACGCTCAAGGCCGACGGCCAGCTCGCGGGCTCGCCCTCGGTGCTGTTCGACGCCGTGGCTTCGATCCTGACCGAAGAACAGGCCAAGGCGCTGTCGGGGCAGGGCGCGGCGGTCCAGTGGTTCATGGACGCCTATGGCCATTGCAAGACGATCGCGCATGACGAGGCGACGCAATTGCTGCTCGACAAGGCAGGGGTCGAAAAGGACGGCGGGGTCGTTGCGATCGACGAGTTCGAAAGCGTCGGCACTCGGCGCCATTGGGCCCGCGAAGCCAGGGTGCGCGATCTTGCCTGA